The region ACCAGAAAGACCAAAAGGAGCAGAAAGACCAGAAAGACCAGAAAGACCAGAAGGAGCAGAAAGACCAGAAAGACCAAAAGGAGCAGAAAGACCAGAAAGACCAGAAGGATCAAAAAGACCAGAAAGACCAAAAGGAGCAGAAAGACCAGAAAGACCAGAAAGACCAGAAGGATCAGAAAGACCAGAAGGATCAAAAAGACCAAAAGGATCAAAAAGACCAAAAGGATCAAAAAGACCAAAAGGATCAAAAGGATCAGAAACAAGGAAAAGAACAAGGGCAAGGACAGGGTAAAGGACAACAATCCAAAGAACAAAAACAAGAACAGTCAGGTCAACCGTCAAAAGATCAAAAACAGGGCCAGCAATCGAAAGATCAACAATCAGGACAATCACCGCAAGAAAATAAAGAAACCAAATCCGATCAAAGCTCTCGAGAGCAGCAAAAGGAGATGGAGACGGGTCGGCGCCAGCGAGAGCAATCCAAAGCCAATGATGCTGACGGTAAATCCCTTGATAAAAAGGAACTAGGCAATTCTCCTGATCCAGATAAAAATAATGATCGGGAATCGCAAAAACCCGAAGAACAAAAATCGCGGGATAGCTCAGGTAAAGAACAACTTCAGAAAAATCGTGATGAAGTTGCGCGTGATCAAAAACCGCATCGAATCGACGCCAAAGAAGGCAGCGAGCGTGACCGTGAAAATCAGCCCGGCATGGTGGAGCGAAATCAGCATGAACCGCAAACTGATCCTGTCAGCGGAAAAAAAATGGAGCGCGAATCGCTAACCGGTGGCGAGAAAAATACCGAGCGTGAACGCCAAAGCCTGGGCGAACAGATGAAACAAGAGTCGCGCTCGGAAGAAAAAGGTAAAAATCCATCCCGAGATGAAACAGACAATCGTCGAGAATCAACGACACCACCACAACTTCCAACTTCAGGATTTCAAAAGAAATCCGATGCAGAGCAACCTGGCAGTGAACAACAAGATAAAAAACCAGCGCTGCCGTCCGAGCGTCCAATGGATACCAATTCCACCGAAGGGGTAACGCGATTGGAACAACTTGAACGCAGCGCAATTCCCGATCAACGCTCACCGGAACCTAACGAAAAACCTTTTGGTAGTCTTGATCAAGCCTCGCGGCAAAGTGGACCAGGAATTTCTGATGAATTGGCTAAGGAATGGATGAACCGCGTAGAGGCAGATCCAGGTCAACTCCTGCGTCGTCAATTTGAGGTGGAGGAACGACGCGAATTACGGCAAAGTGTTGGTCCGCTCATGGAGGCTCGCCCATGGTAATGTTTTTTAATACATTATTGAAAAATAATATGAATACAATGTTAATTCCAGGACGACGCGCCGCTTTTTTCCTGCTAGTTGTTACTGTGGTGAATAGTTCCGTTGCCTTGGCGCGCGGTATTTCTGCACGGTC is a window of Gammaproteobacteria bacterium DNA encoding:
- a CDS encoding hypothetical protein (Evidence 5 : Unknown function); protein product: METGRRQREQSKANDADGKSLDKKELGNSPDPDKNNDRESQKPEEQKSRDSSGKEQLQKNRDEVARDQKPHRIDAKEGSERDRENQPGMVERNQHEPQTDPVSGKKMERESLTGGEKNTERERQSLGEQMKQESRSEEKGKNPSRDETDNRRESTTPPQLPTSGFQKKSDAEQPGSEQQDKKPALPSERPMDTNSTEGVTRLEQLERSAIPDQRSPEPNEKPFGSLDQASRQSGPGISDELAKEWMNRVEADPGQLLRRQFEVEERRELRQSVGPLMEARPW